A part of Maridesulfovibrio hydrothermalis AM13 = DSM 14728 genomic DNA contains:
- a CDS encoding Eco57I restriction-modification methylase domain-containing protein, whose amino-acid sequence MPEPLLKENTNLILVTESKRKAANGKLEPKTKSALGQYMTPANVASFMASLFPEPVSKKISLLDPGAGVGSLTSAFVDHFCKLYSNICIDLTAYEIDSVMQEYLRENLSLCKTSANLKKCKFSWKLINRDFVVEASRMIASIDSLWKEDVEKFSHCIMNPPYKKILSSSRHRLSLRTAGIETVNLYSAFVALSVLLMESKGYLVAIIPRSFCNGPYYRPFRELILKYTAIKRIHLFDSRSKAFKEDKVLQENIIIALEKNAEQGDVIISTSTDDTFSDIAISDYPFSSIVKESDSEFFIHIPTSPDDILELSENFRHSLSDVGINISTGPVVDFRMKDHLRQMPEKGAVPLLYPCHFKKDALVWPIENGKKPNAIMTNSDTKKWLYPNGFYTVVRRFSSKEEKRRIVASIVDPRLLDGAENIGLENHLNVFHKNKKPLSENLARGLVVYLNSTIVDEYFRRFSGHTQVNATDLKLMTYPSRHILSKLGEWAKLHAELTQEMIDNKMESFSK is encoded by the coding sequence ATGCCTGAACCATTATTGAAGGAGAATACCAATCTTATATTGGTTACCGAATCAAAAAGAAAGGCTGCTAATGGAAAGCTTGAGCCAAAGACAAAAAGTGCTCTAGGACAATACATGACACCGGCAAATGTAGCATCTTTTATGGCTTCTTTGTTTCCAGAACCTGTCAGCAAAAAAATAAGCCTGCTTGATCCAGGAGCAGGTGTTGGCAGTCTTACTTCAGCATTTGTCGATCATTTTTGCAAACTCTATTCTAATATTTGCATTGATTTAACAGCCTATGAAATCGATTCCGTTATGCAAGAGTACTTGCGTGAAAACCTCTCACTATGTAAGACATCGGCAAACCTGAAAAAATGTAAGTTTTCATGGAAACTGATAAATAGGGACTTTGTTGTTGAAGCTTCCAGGATGATTGCGTCTATTGATAGTCTTTGGAAAGAGGACGTTGAAAAGTTTTCACATTGCATAATGAATCCACCTTACAAAAAAATATTAAGCTCTTCACGGCATAGATTATCTTTAAGAACTGCTGGGATAGAAACTGTTAATTTATATTCAGCTTTCGTTGCGCTGTCTGTTCTTCTTATGGAGAGCAAAGGCTATCTGGTTGCAATTATTCCCCGAAGCTTTTGCAATGGTCCATATTACCGACCTTTTAGAGAGTTAATTCTTAAATATACAGCTATTAAAAGAATTCATCTTTTTGACTCAAGAAGCAAGGCTTTTAAGGAAGATAAGGTGTTACAGGAAAACATCATCATTGCCTTAGAAAAAAATGCTGAACAAGGTGATGTGATCATATCGACTTCAACAGATGACACTTTTTCGGATATAGCCATTTCTGATTATCCATTCAGCAGTATTGTAAAAGAATCCGACAGCGAATTTTTTATCCATATTCCCACTTCACCTGATGATATCTTGGAATTATCAGAAAACTTTAGGCATTCACTTTCTGATGTTGGAATCAATATATCCACTGGTCCGGTAGTAGACTTTAGAATGAAGGATCACTTGCGACAGATGCCGGAAAAAGGAGCAGTTCCTCTTCTATATCCTTGTCACTTCAAAAAAGATGCTCTCGTTTGGCCTATTGAAAATGGAAAAAAACCAAATGCTATCATGACCAATTCTGATACGAAAAAATGGCTGTACCCGAATGGCTTTTATACTGTGGTCAGACGCTTTTCCTCTAAAGAAGAAAAACGCCGTATAGTTGCAAGTATTGTTGATCCAAGACTGCTTGATGGTGCTGAAAACATCGGTTTGGAAAATCATCTGAATGTTTTTCATAAAAATAAGAAACCGTTATCCGAAAACCTTGCAAGAGGGTTGGTTGTTTACCTTAATTCAACCATAGTGGATGAATATTTCCGTCGCTTTAGTGGGCATACTCAAGTCAATGCAACTGACCTCAAGCTGATGACATATCCAAGCAGGCATATTCTTTCGAAGCTCGGGGAATGGGCTAAATTACATGCGGAACTAACTCAGGAAATGATTGATAATAAAATGGAGAGTTTTTCAAAATGA
- a CDS encoding helix-turn-helix domain-containing protein, whose protein sequence is MTKNDKWLTVEELATYLKMSRTKLYSMTQKGEIPASKIGNQWRFDREKIDKWMNEQMSVSKKTSVGKANA, encoded by the coding sequence ATGACAAAAAATGACAAATGGCTGACCGTAGAAGAGCTGGCTACATACCTGAAGATGAGCAGAACCAAGCTGTATTCAATGACGCAGAAAGGTGAAATTCCGGCGTCAAAGATTGGAAACCAGTGGCGGTTTGACCGGGAAAAGATTGATAAATGGATGAATGAACAAATGAGTGTTTCAAAAAAAACTTCAGTGGGGAAAGCTAATGCCTGA
- the tnpA gene encoding IS66 family insertion sequence element accessory protein TnpA: MTSKKCNWKKHINAWENSGVSQAEYCRKNGISVKTFGYHKRRMAAAAIPPYFARHL; this comes from the coding sequence ATGACAAGCAAGAAATGTAACTGGAAAAAACATATTAATGCATGGGAAAATAGCGGTGTTTCTCAGGCTGAATATTGCCGCAAAAATGGCATTTCCGTTAAAACCTTTGGCTATCATAAACGTAGGATGGCTGCGGCTGCCATACCGCCATATTTTGCTCGCCATTTATAA
- a CDS encoding tyrosine-type recombinase/integrase translates to MAYQRGSKWYVKYREVDTGNQRTAIFDSKEDAELWQAQYKYNRKHNKKAVQPTTQQDRTLAGVIKAYYQSRKGEIKESTIKSDFYRLNKAILPLIGEKALRQITKADIETVIDDCRERNNKNVSINRALDILRSVFAYAVSMDLIANAPPVRRLKDDRDIIKPPTPAEAKKLFSVALPHVKRAIIISCATGIRPGRSELFKVTWADIDFERAEMFVESAKKGGLAQRVVPLRADIMDLLKEWFSEDKEDISKTIIHWHGKPIKHHIRSAWARALKQAGITRRLRPYDLRHHFATYALSAGSDIKSVADAMGHTDPSTTMKVYQHVLQRAKRDAVESLPSLTDGKD, encoded by the coding sequence AAATGGTATGTTAAATACCGCGAAGTAGATACAGGTAACCAAAGAACTGCCATTTTTGATAGCAAAGAGGATGCTGAATTATGGCAAGCTCAATATAAGTATAACAGGAAGCACAATAAAAAAGCAGTGCAGCCCACTACCCAGCAGGATCGCACTCTTGCCGGTGTTATCAAAGCCTACTATCAAAGTCGCAAAGGTGAAATTAAGGAATCAACAATCAAGAGCGATTTCTACCGCCTGAATAAAGCAATCCTGCCTCTGATCGGTGAAAAAGCTCTTCGCCAAATCACGAAGGCCGATATTGAGACCGTAATTGACGATTGCCGGGAACGGAACAACAAAAACGTTTCAATTAACCGCGCACTTGATATCCTTCGTTCAGTCTTTGCTTACGCCGTTTCCATGGACCTAATCGCAAATGCGCCCCCTGTTCGCCGCCTGAAAGACGATAGGGATATAATCAAGCCCCCTACCCCAGCCGAAGCTAAAAAGCTTTTCTCCGTAGCCCTGCCACACGTAAAACGGGCTATCATAATAAGCTGCGCAACTGGAATCAGGCCTGGCCGTTCTGAACTTTTCAAAGTAACATGGGCAGACATAGACTTTGAGCGCGCAGAAATGTTCGTAGAATCAGCCAAAAAAGGCGGGCTAGCTCAAAGAGTTGTCCCGCTACGCGCTGACATTATGGACCTTCTAAAAGAATGGTTCAGCGAAGACAAAGAAGATATTTCAAAGACGATCATTCACTGGCACGGCAAACCTATCAAACATCATATCCGGTCAGCATGGGCGCGCGCCTTAAAACAGGCAGGAATCACCCGCAGACTACGCCCCTACGACTTACGGCATCATTTTGCCACCTATGCACTCAGCGCGGGCAGCGATATTAAAAGCGTCGCCGACGCAATGGGGCACACTGACCCATCAACGACTATGAAAGTTTACCAACATGTATTGCAACGAGCAAAACGCGATGCGGTGGAATCTTTGCCGTCTTTAACGGACGGGAAAGATTAG